In Xanthomonas sp. SI, the following are encoded in one genomic region:
- a CDS encoding MFS transporter: MTTSSAPAAAPHPLDPLDPLDPLDRLDRLDRQPPACACPSASPPGLGAWGLAILLLGQMLPLIDFSIINVALGSIAHTLHASATALELIVAVYGVAFAVGLAAGGRLGDNLGRRRVFAAGVLLFAVASLLCGLAGSVAALLAGRVLQGLGAALAVPQILATIHVSLRGTAHARALALYGSLGGIAFVIGQVLGGTLVTADIAGSGWRAIFLINLPFCVLALAGLRAVPETRAARRMPPDLAGAGLLGLFLACLLLPLALGPTLHWSAPCLAVLAATVPLLAALARTEAWQERRGRVPLLPPALLRLPSVRFALLLGALFFACWSGFMFVLALTLQSGAGLSPLQSGNAFIVLGAAYFCSALLSARGVARFGLLPTLLLGCTVQMLGLLALAWTLHAVWPHPGWLALAPATALIGAGQAWIVACFYRIGLSQVPTEHAGAGSAMLSTVLQAAMGLGPAALGAVYAHARGGGSLAAMQAALVSEWLAMLLLVACTLVYRQRQRRLVRAAAT, encoded by the coding sequence ATGACCACCTCCTCCGCTCCCGCCGCCGCGCCCCACCCCCTCGACCCCCTCGACCCCCTCGACCCCCTCGACCGCCTCGACCGCCTCGACCGGCAGCCGCCGGCGTGCGCCTGCCCGAGCGCCTCGCCGCCGGGGCTGGGCGCCTGGGGCCTGGCCATCCTGCTGCTCGGGCAGATGCTGCCGCTGATCGACTTTTCCATCATCAACGTCGCCCTCGGCTCCATCGCCCACACGCTGCACGCCTCGGCGACGGCGCTGGAACTGATCGTGGCGGTGTACGGCGTGGCCTTCGCGGTGGGCCTGGCCGCGGGCGGGCGGCTGGGCGACAACCTGGGCCGGCGTCGGGTGTTCGCCGCCGGCGTGCTGCTGTTCGCGGTGGCCTCGCTGCTGTGCGGGCTGGCCGGATCGGTGGCCGCCCTGCTCGCCGGTCGCGTGCTGCAGGGCCTGGGCGCGGCGCTGGCGGTGCCGCAGATCCTCGCCACCATCCACGTCAGCCTGCGCGGCACGGCGCATGCGCGGGCGCTGGCGCTGTACGGCTCGCTGGGCGGGATCGCCTTCGTCATCGGCCAGGTGCTGGGCGGCACCCTGGTGACTGCCGACATCGCCGGCTCCGGCTGGCGCGCCATCTTCCTGATCAACCTGCCGTTCTGCGTGCTGGCGTTGGCGGGCCTGCGCGCGGTGCCGGAGACGCGCGCGGCGCGGCGGATGCCGCCCGACCTGGCCGGCGCCGGGTTGCTGGGGCTGTTCCTGGCCTGCCTGCTGCTGCCGCTGGCGCTCGGCCCCACGCTGCATTGGTCGGCGCCGTGCCTGGCGGTGCTGGCCGCCACCGTGCCCTTGCTGGCGGCGCTGGCCCGCACCGAAGCCTGGCAGGAGCGCCGCGGCCGCGTGCCGCTGCTGCCGCCGGCGCTGCTGCGCCTGCCCAGCGTGCGCTTCGCGTTGCTGCTGGGCGCGCTGTTCTTCGCCTGCTGGAGCGGCTTCATGTTCGTGCTGGCGCTGACCCTGCAGTCGGGCGCCGGGCTGTCGCCACTGCAGTCGGGCAATGCCTTCATCGTGCTCGGCGCGGCGTATTTCTGTTCGGCGCTGCTCAGCGCGCGCGGGGTGGCCCGGTTCGGGCTGCTGCCGACGCTGTTGCTGGGCTGCACGGTGCAGATGCTGGGCCTGCTCGCGCTGGCGTGGACCTTGCACGCGGTGTGGCCGCATCCGGGCTGGCTGGCGCTGGCGCCGGCGACGGCGCTGATCGGTGCCGGACAGGCGTGGATCGTGGCCTGCTTCTACCGTATCGGCCTGTCGCAGGTGCCGACCGAGCATGCGGGTGCGGGCAGCGCCATGCTTTCCACCGTGCTGCAGGCGGCGATGGGCCTGGGCCCGGCGGCGCTGGGCGCGGTCTATGCGCATGCGCGCGGCGGCGGCAGCCTGGCGGCGATGCAGGCGGCATTGGTCAGCGAGTGGCTGGCGATGCTGCTGCTGGTGGCGTGCACGCTGGTCTACCGGCAGCGCCAGCGCCGCCTGGTACGCGCCGCGGCGACCTGA
- the def gene encoding peptide deformylase, which produces MIRDIIRMGDQRLLRIAQPVDNFGSAELRALVADMFETMDAARGVGLAAPQIAVDLQLMVFGFDSNARYPDAPAVPRTALANVQIEPLSDELEDGWEGCLSIPGLRAVIPRYRHIRYRGLDPDGNAVVCEAEGFHARVVQHEHDHLIGRLYPSRIRDFGKFGFEDVLSYEL; this is translated from the coding sequence ATGATCCGCGACATCATCCGCATGGGCGACCAGCGCCTGCTGCGCATCGCGCAGCCGGTCGACAATTTCGGCAGCGCGGAGCTGCGCGCGTTGGTGGCCGACATGTTCGAGACCATGGACGCCGCGCGCGGCGTCGGCCTGGCCGCGCCGCAGATCGCGGTGGACCTGCAGCTGATGGTGTTCGGCTTCGACAGCAATGCGCGCTATCCCGATGCGCCGGCGGTGCCGCGCACCGCGCTGGCCAACGTGCAGATCGAGCCGCTGTCCGACGAACTGGAAGACGGCTGGGAAGGCTGCCTGTCCATTCCCGGGCTGCGCGCGGTGATCCCGCGCTACCGCCATATCCGCTACCGCGGCCTGGACCCGGACGGCAACGCAGTGGTGTGCGAGGCCGAAGGCTTCCATGCGCGGGTGGTGCAGCACGAGCACGACCACCTGATCGGCCGGCTGTACCCGTCGCGGATCCGCGACTTCGGCAAGTTCGGCTTCGAGGACGTGCTGTCCTACGAGCTGTAG
- the ettA gene encoding energy-dependent translational throttle protein EttA, giving the protein MSQYIYTMNGVSKTVPPKRQIIKDISLSFFPGAKIGLLGLNGAGKSTVLKIMAGVDTDFSGEARPQPGIKVGYLAQEPELDPAKTVREAVEEGVGEVLQAQAALDKIYEAYAEEGADFDKLAAEQQRLEAILAAGDAHMVEQQLEIAADALRLPPWDAVIGPLSGGEKRRVALCRLLLQKPDMLLLDEPTNHLDAESVEWLEQFLARYTGTVVAVTHDRYFLDNAAEWILELDRGRGIPWKGNYTDWLMQKEERLKQEDNQEKSRQKAIQKELEWSRQNAKGGRTKGKARLARLEELQSVDYQRRNETNEIFIPPGERLGNAVLEFKHVTKKFGDRLLIDDLSFLVPSGAIVGIIGPNGAGKSTLFKMIIGMEKPDSGEMVLGPTVKLAYVDQSRDKLEGNHNVFQEVSGGLDILNINGVEIQSRAYLGRFNFKGQDQQKLVGSLSGGERGRLHMAKTLLQGGNVLLLDEPSNDLDIETLRALEDALLEFPGNTFVISHDRWFLDRIATHILAFEGNSHVEFFQGNYREYEIDKRRRMGDDAGPKRLRFKALK; this is encoded by the coding sequence ATGTCGCAATACATCTACACCATGAACGGCGTCAGCAAGACGGTGCCGCCGAAGCGCCAGATCATCAAGGACATCTCGCTGTCGTTCTTCCCGGGCGCCAAGATCGGCCTGCTCGGCCTCAACGGCGCCGGCAAGTCCACCGTGCTGAAGATCATGGCCGGCGTGGACACCGACTTCAGCGGCGAAGCACGCCCGCAGCCGGGCATCAAGGTCGGCTACCTGGCGCAGGAGCCGGAGCTGGACCCGGCCAAGACCGTGCGCGAAGCGGTCGAGGAAGGCGTCGGCGAAGTGCTGCAGGCGCAGGCCGCGCTGGACAAGATCTACGAGGCCTATGCCGAGGAAGGCGCCGACTTCGACAAGCTCGCCGCCGAGCAGCAGCGGCTGGAGGCGATCCTCGCCGCCGGCGATGCGCACATGGTCGAGCAGCAACTGGAGATCGCCGCCGACGCGCTGCGCCTGCCGCCGTGGGACGCAGTGATCGGCCCGCTGTCGGGCGGCGAGAAGCGCCGCGTGGCGCTGTGCCGGCTGCTGCTGCAGAAGCCGGACATGCTGCTGCTCGACGAACCGACCAACCACCTGGACGCCGAGTCGGTGGAATGGCTGGAGCAGTTCCTGGCGCGCTACACCGGCACCGTGGTGGCGGTGACCCACGATCGCTACTTCCTCGACAACGCCGCCGAATGGATCCTGGAACTGGACCGCGGCCGCGGCATTCCGTGGAAGGGCAACTACACCGACTGGCTGATGCAGAAGGAAGAGCGCCTGAAGCAGGAAGACAATCAGGAGAAGTCGCGGCAGAAAGCGATCCAGAAGGAACTGGAGTGGTCGCGGCAGAACGCCAAGGGCGGCCGCACCAAGGGCAAGGCGCGTCTGGCACGGCTGGAAGAACTGCAGTCGGTCGATTACCAGCGCCGCAACGAGACCAACGAGATCTTCATTCCGCCGGGCGAGCGCCTGGGCAACGCGGTGCTCGAGTTCAAGCACGTCACCAAGAAGTTCGGCGACCGTCTGCTGATCGACGACCTCAGCTTCCTGGTGCCGTCCGGCGCCATCGTCGGCATCATCGGCCCCAACGGCGCCGGCAAGTCGACGCTGTTCAAGATGATCATCGGCATGGAAAAACCGGACTCGGGCGAGATGGTGCTCGGGCCGACGGTGAAGCTGGCCTACGTGGACCAGAGCCGCGACAAGCTGGAAGGCAACCACAACGTGTTCCAGGAAGTATCCGGCGGCCTGGACATCCTCAACATCAACGGCGTGGAGATCCAGTCGCGCGCCTACCTGGGCCGCTTCAACTTCAAGGGCCAGGACCAGCAGAAGCTGGTCGGCAGCCTGTCCGGCGGCGAACGCGGCCGTCTGCACATGGCCAAGACCCTGTTGCAGGGCGGCAACGTGCTGCTGCTCGACGAACCGTCCAACGATCTGGACATCGAGACGCTGCGCGCACTGGAAGATGCGCTGCTGGAGTTCCCCGGCAACACCTTCGTGATTTCGCATGACCGCTGGTTCCTGGATCGCATCGCGACCCATATCCTGGCGTTCGAAGGCAACTCGCACGTGGAGTTCTTCCAGGGCAACTACCGCGAGTACGAGATCGACAAGCGGCGGCGCATGGGCGACGACGCCGGTCCGAAGCGGCTGCGTTTCAAGGCGCTGAAGTAA
- a CDS encoding acyl-CoA dehydrogenase family protein, with amino-acid sequence MRERPVFREDHTLFRAQVRRFIDSQIAPHYAQWERDGITPRALWRAAGAAGLLNCQLPEPYGLGGDAGHAACVIEELARANFLGIGFSIHSDMVAPYLMQYGSDAVRDAWLPKMARGEAIGAIAMTEPGAGSDLKAIRTRAVRQGEHYLLNGQKTWITNGSNADVAVVVATVAPELGARGLSLFCVETALPGVTRGVPMAKIGQHAQDTSELFFQDVAVPVSHLLGEEQRGFEYLGEQLAAERLAIALRAAASAEGMLEETLAYVRQRKAFGRHLIDHQNTRFVLADAASRLAMLRSFLDQCLDAHMQGRLQATTAAMAKLNATEIQGQVLDALLQLHGGYGYSSEYGIGRAWADARALRIFGGTSEILRDIIGRAL; translated from the coding sequence ATGCGCGAACGCCCCGTGTTCCGCGAAGACCACACGCTGTTCCGCGCCCAGGTGCGGCGTTTCATCGACAGCCAGATCGCCCCGCACTACGCGCAGTGGGAGCGCGACGGCATCACCCCGCGCGCGCTGTGGCGTGCGGCCGGCGCGGCCGGCCTGCTCAACTGCCAACTGCCCGAGCCCTACGGCCTGGGCGGCGATGCCGGGCATGCGGCCTGCGTGATCGAGGAACTGGCGCGGGCCAATTTCCTCGGCATCGGCTTCTCGATCCATTCGGACATGGTCGCGCCGTACTTGATGCAGTACGGCAGCGACGCGGTGCGCGACGCATGGTTGCCGAAGATGGCGCGCGGCGAGGCGATCGGCGCGATCGCGATGACCGAACCCGGCGCCGGCAGCGACCTGAAAGCGATCCGCACCCGCGCCGTGCGCCAGGGCGAGCACTACCTGCTCAACGGCCAGAAGACCTGGATCACCAACGGCAGCAACGCCGACGTGGCGGTGGTGGTGGCGACCGTGGCGCCGGAACTGGGCGCGCGCGGCTTGAGCCTGTTCTGCGTCGAGACCGCGCTGCCCGGCGTCACCCGCGGCGTGCCGATGGCCAAGATCGGCCAGCACGCGCAGGACACCAGCGAGCTGTTCTTCCAGGACGTGGCGGTGCCGGTCTCGCACCTGCTCGGCGAGGAACAGCGCGGCTTCGAATACCTCGGCGAACAACTGGCCGCCGAACGCCTGGCGATCGCGCTGCGCGCCGCGGCCTCGGCCGAAGGCATGCTCGAAGAAACCCTGGCCTACGTGCGCCAGCGCAAGGCCTTCGGCCGCCACCTGATCGACCACCAGAACACCCGCTTCGTGCTCGCCGACGCGGCATCGCGGCTGGCGATGCTGCGCAGTTTCCTCGACCAGTGCCTGGACGCACACATGCAGGGCCGGCTGCAGGCGACCACCGCGGCGATGGCCAAGCTCAACGCCACCGAGATCCAGGGCCAGGTGCTGGACGCGCTGCTGCAGCTGCACGGCGGCTATGGCTACAGCAGCGAGTACGGCATCGGCCGCGCCTGGGCCGACGCACGCGCGCTGCGCATCTTCGGCGGCACCAGCGAGATCCTGCGCGACATCATCGGCCGCGCCCTGTAG
- a CDS encoding alginate O-acetyltransferase AlgF, with translation MKWMLALLAATALAPLAANAQQGAAEGRLAQLYAARPPAGSAFVRVLNPGNAALEVGIGNGAAQRIGPATRATRYAIVEGGKPFALRVAGKTREQAQVAAGSFTTLVLDPATPSRPLAVLADGGGSSDALKAEIRFYNLASGCGQARLAIADNGAVVFPAVAAGASGARAINPVKARLVAACGSKDSAPLALPSLQPGDHYSLFLSGSASAPVLQGQLSGTDPVGR, from the coding sequence ATGAAATGGATGCTCGCATTGCTCGCCGCCACCGCGCTCGCGCCACTGGCCGCCAACGCCCAACAGGGCGCCGCGGAAGGCCGCCTCGCGCAGCTGTACGCCGCGCGCCCGCCGGCCGGCTCCGCGTTCGTGCGCGTGCTCAACCCGGGCAATGCCGCGCTCGAGGTCGGCATCGGCAACGGCGCCGCACAGCGCATCGGCCCGGCCACCCGCGCCACTCGCTACGCCATCGTCGAAGGCGGCAAGCCGTTCGCGCTGCGCGTGGCCGGCAAGACCCGCGAGCAGGCGCAGGTCGCCGCCGGCAGTTTCACCACACTGGTGCTGGACCCGGCTACGCCGTCGCGGCCGCTGGCGGTGCTGGCCGATGGCGGCGGCAGCAGCGATGCGCTCAAGGCCGAGATCCGCTTCTACAACCTGGCCAGCGGCTGCGGCCAGGCGCGGCTGGCGATCGCCGACAACGGCGCGGTGGTGTTCCCGGCCGTCGCCGCGGGCGCCAGCGGCGCGCGTGCGATCAACCCGGTCAAGGCGCGCCTGGTGGCCGCGTGCGGCAGCAAGGACAGCGCGCCGCTGGCGCTGCCGTCGCTGCAGCCCGGCGACCACTACAGCCTGTTCCTGAGCGGCAGCGCCAGTGCGCCGGTGCTGCAGGGCCAGCTCAGCGGCACCGATCCGGTCGGCCGCTAG
- a CDS encoding phosphopantetheine-binding protein, with product MDMQTLQTQLGDIVESVIGTRVQPDEYMESLFDSMSKVQLMVEVKDRLGVTLPIDEIDTLVESVQVLAEYVAAHRR from the coding sequence ATGGATATGCAGACCCTCCAGACCCAGCTCGGCGACATCGTCGAGAGCGTGATCGGCACCCGCGTGCAGCCCGACGAATACATGGAATCGCTGTTCGATTCGATGTCCAAGGTGCAGTTGATGGTCGAGGTCAAGGACCGCCTCGGCGTGACCCTGCCGATCGACGAGATCGACACGCTGGTCGAATCGGTGCAGGTGCTGGCCGAGTACGTGGCCGCGCACCGGCGTTGA
- a CDS encoding helix-turn-helix transcriptional regulator — translation MTDAAGGAAAAMHGPALAVERARALGAFLRARRESLDPARLGLPRAGRRRTPGLRREEVAALADVGVTWYTWLEQGRPVRASARVLTAIAGALQCSEVETGHVLALAGVGDAVPRLHPPCERLTDTGRMLLDQLGPWPAMLQSPRFDILGANAAFERLMGVTLAELPEADRNCVYQAFTNPHWRARLVDRDNALQHMVALLHAAMGEHLGEPAWERLLARYRAASPEFDGLWQQRREVRGVENQLKRFHHPQAGELQLQQVNWWSAPRNGNRLVVYLPADEAARAALLQLHAQSAEVAASAHRH, via the coding sequence ATGACCGACGCGGCGGGCGGCGCTGCCGCTGCCATGCACGGCCCCGCGCTGGCGGTCGAACGTGCGCGCGCGCTCGGCGCCTTCCTGCGGGCACGCCGTGAGAGCCTGGATCCGGCGCGGCTGGGCCTGCCGCGTGCCGGCAGGCGGCGCACGCCGGGCCTGCGCCGCGAGGAGGTGGCCGCGCTCGCCGACGTCGGCGTCACCTGGTACACCTGGCTCGAACAGGGGCGGCCGGTGCGCGCTTCCGCACGCGTGCTGACCGCCATCGCCGGCGCCCTGCAGTGCTCGGAGGTGGAAACCGGCCACGTGCTGGCGCTGGCCGGAGTGGGCGATGCCGTGCCCCGGCTGCATCCGCCGTGCGAGCGGTTGACCGACACCGGGCGCATGCTGCTCGATCAGCTCGGCCCCTGGCCGGCGATGCTGCAGAGTCCGCGCTTCGACATCCTCGGCGCCAACGCGGCCTTCGAGCGGCTGATGGGGGTGACCCTGGCGGAGCTGCCGGAAGCCGACCGCAACTGCGTCTACCAGGCGTTCACCAACCCGCACTGGCGCGCGCGCCTGGTCGATCGGGACAACGCGCTGCAGCACATGGTGGCGCTGTTGCACGCCGCGATGGGCGAGCATCTGGGCGAACCGGCCTGGGAGCGCCTGCTGGCGCGCTACCGCGCCGCCTCGCCCGAGTTCGATGGCCTGTGGCAGCAGCGGCGCGAGGTGCGCGGGGTGGAAAACCAGCTCAAGCGCTTCCACCACCCGCAGGCGGGCGAACTGCAGCTGCAGCAGGTCAACTGGTGGTCGGCGCCGCGCAACGGCAATCGGCTGGTGGTGTACCTGCCTGCCGACGAGGCGGCACGGGCCGCGCTGCTGCAACTGCATGCGCAGTCGGCCGAGGTTGCCGCATCGGCCCACCGCCACTGA
- a CDS encoding DUF4434 domain-containing protein, giving the protein MHNDRPGSASFSPSRRDLLRLAVLVPAACAVGMLPGCATPPRFDGSFIQPWRSHLQLGAQDWQQHMALAQRLGCRQIVVQWAGLYGGGGDADWALPDSTLQLIFSTAAAAGLQVRVGLPYHSGWWKALQAPDLATLDAFLALTLDNARAYLQSAPWSRQANFDGWYLPYELEQFHWAQDARQQRLCSWLAALCAAASAGTEKVTAISTYFSRLQTSGSLPQLWNRILDQVPLRPMVQDGVGVAGLDNLDGVNPLLAALRARQVAFDVVVELFEELPSSAADGSHFQAQTADAARIQKQLAWAQRSGAAGIFAFALDPWLSQDSPRAQALRRQWRAGRQ; this is encoded by the coding sequence ATGCACAACGATCGCCCTGGATCCGCTTCCTTCTCGCCCAGCCGGCGCGACCTGCTGCGTCTGGCCGTGCTGGTTCCCGCTGCGTGCGCAGTGGGCATGTTGCCGGGCTGTGCGACGCCGCCGCGGTTCGACGGCAGCTTCATCCAGCCGTGGCGCAGCCACCTGCAGTTGGGTGCACAGGACTGGCAACAGCACATGGCGCTCGCCCAGCGCCTGGGCTGCCGACAGATCGTGGTGCAGTGGGCCGGGCTGTACGGCGGCGGCGGCGATGCGGACTGGGCCCTGCCGGACAGCACGCTGCAGCTGATCTTCTCCACCGCCGCCGCCGCTGGCCTGCAGGTGCGGGTCGGCCTGCCGTATCACAGCGGTTGGTGGAAGGCACTGCAGGCGCCGGACCTGGCCACGCTGGATGCATTCCTGGCACTGACCCTGGACAACGCACGCGCCTATCTGCAGTCCGCGCCGTGGAGCAGGCAGGCCAACTTCGACGGCTGGTACCTGCCCTACGAACTGGAGCAGTTCCACTGGGCGCAGGACGCGCGGCAGCAGCGGCTGTGCAGTTGGCTGGCCGCGCTGTGCGCTGCGGCCAGCGCCGGCACCGAAAAGGTCACTGCGATCTCCACGTATTTCAGCCGGCTGCAGACCAGCGGTTCGCTGCCGCAACTGTGGAACCGCATCCTCGACCAGGTGCCGCTGCGGCCGATGGTGCAGGACGGCGTCGGCGTCGCCGGGCTGGACAACCTGGACGGAGTGAATCCGCTGCTGGCGGCGCTGCGCGCGCGCCAGGTCGCGTTCGACGTGGTGGTCGAGCTGTTCGAGGAATTGCCCAGCTCGGCCGCCGACGGCAGCCACTTCCAGGCGCAGACCGCCGATGCCGCACGCATCCAGAAGCAGCTGGCGTGGGCGCAGCGCAGCGGCGCCGCCGGCATCTTCGCGTTCGCGCTGGATCCTTGGTTGTCGCAGGACTCGCCGCGCGCGCAGGCGCTGCGCAGGCAGTGGCGCGCCGGGCGCCAATAG
- a CDS encoding AMP-binding protein, with the protein MRFDFDRCRFVERDHAAQAPALHAADGVLDWAGLELATQDWIARAQRAGVRPGHALVIWGHKQAAFVVAMLGCLQLGVTYVPVDTINPSARLQRIVALVHAAAVYDAATDAFGPGADDARALAVPDLAYIMFTSGSTGDPKGVQIGRDSVALFAGWIRDCLALGPAPAFLNQMLFNFDFSLFDLCGALGLGGCCVLCPREVIADSERFVDRLRQSEVAVWASTPSFVRQQLLNPRFAAEHLPALRVFVFGAESLTPRVAEELWARFPQARIVNSYGPTEATCSTTWVEIDAALRAAAPNPFPIGVAKPYAEVFLDTGEICMAGDHVMRGYLDRPDLDQGVLFDHNGKRAYRSGDLGDVDAQGRLYFRGRRDDQIKLNGYRIELAEVDAALSTLDGVVAGAAVVLRRPDGSLVRMIGFVELTAAGAGAVQPLPDALQDWKQQLGRRVPAYMIPSELIAVDALPTGNSDKVDRKQLEQRYAMARTLRSQETPR; encoded by the coding sequence ATGCGCTTTGATTTCGACCGCTGCCGCTTCGTCGAGCGCGACCATGCCGCGCAGGCGCCCGCATTGCACGCTGCCGACGGCGTGCTGGACTGGGCCGGGTTGGAACTGGCCACGCAGGACTGGATCGCCCGCGCGCAGCGCGCCGGCGTGCGGCCGGGCCATGCGCTGGTGATCTGGGGCCACAAGCAGGCCGCGTTCGTGGTGGCCATGCTCGGCTGCCTGCAGCTGGGCGTGACCTATGTGCCGGTGGATACGATCAATCCGTCGGCGCGGCTGCAGCGCATCGTCGCGCTGGTGCATGCCGCCGCGGTCTACGACGCCGCCACCGATGCGTTCGGCCCCGGTGCCGACGATGCGCGCGCGCTGGCGGTGCCGGACCTGGCCTACATCATGTTCACCTCCGGCAGCACCGGCGATCCCAAGGGCGTGCAGATCGGCCGCGACAGCGTGGCCCTGTTCGCCGGCTGGATCCGCGACTGCCTGGCGCTGGGGCCGGCGCCGGCGTTCCTCAACCAGATGCTGTTCAACTTCGATTTCTCGCTGTTCGACCTGTGCGGCGCGCTCGGCCTGGGCGGGTGCTGCGTGCTGTGCCCGCGCGAGGTGATCGCCGACAGCGAACGTTTCGTCGATCGCCTGCGCCAGTCCGAGGTGGCGGTGTGGGCGTCCACGCCGTCGTTCGTGCGCCAGCAACTGCTCAACCCGCGCTTCGCTGCCGAACACCTGCCCGCGTTGCGGGTGTTCGTGTTCGGCGCCGAGTCGCTGACCCCGCGCGTGGCCGAAGAGCTGTGGGCGCGCTTCCCGCAGGCGCGCATCGTCAACTCCTACGGCCCGACCGAAGCGACCTGTTCCACCACCTGGGTGGAGATCGATGCCGCACTGCGCGCGGCCGCGCCCAACCCGTTCCCGATCGGCGTGGCCAAGCCCTATGCCGAGGTGTTCCTCGACACCGGCGAGATCTGCATGGCCGGCGACCACGTGATGCGCGGCTATCTGGACCGTCCCGACCTCGACCAGGGCGTGCTGTTCGACCACAACGGCAAACGCGCCTACCGCAGCGGCGATCTGGGCGATGTCGATGCGCAGGGCCGGCTGTACTTCCGCGGACGCAGGGACGACCAGATCAAGCTCAACGGCTACCGCATCGAACTGGCAGAAGTGGATGCGGCGCTGTCGACCCTGGACGGTGTGGTCGCCGGTGCCGCGGTGGTGCTGCGCCGGCCCGATGGCAGCCTGGTGCGGATGATCGGCTTCGTCGAACTGACCGCAGCGGGCGCAGGTGCGGTACAGCCGCTGCCGGACGCGCTGCAGGACTGGAAGCAGCAGCTCGGCCGCCGCGTGCCGGCCTACATGATTCCCTCCGAACTGATCGCCGTGGACGCGTTGCCGACCGGCAACAGCGACAAGGTCGATCGCAAACAACTGGAGCAGCGTTATGCCATGGCGCGCACGCTCCGCAGCCAGGAAACGCCACGATGA